One part of the Solanum dulcamara chromosome 8, daSolDulc1.2, whole genome shotgun sequence genome encodes these proteins:
- the LOC129898936 gene encoding pentatricopeptide repeat-containing protein At1g12620-like, protein MDGYCLRGQLNRARRIFDILIDKGIEPNIFSYNILINGYRKKKKLAEAMQLFGKISQKVSKPDNVTYSTILQGLFEVARTVEAKQIYAEMLFAGTKLNIYTRVTLLNGYFKCGLVEEAMSLFNKLERSGEYTNNAFYNVVINGLSKNGKLNETHVVFEKLSFLGLFPDVRTYTIMINGFCLEGLLDEAKDILRKMEDNGCSPNNVTYNVIVQGFSGATKLVKWHLL, encoded by the coding sequence ATGGATGGGTATTGTTTGCGTGGTCAACTAAATAGAGCGAGGAGAATTTTTGATATCTTGATAGATAAGGGCATTGAGCCTAACATTTTTAGCTATAACATACTAATAAATGGATACCgtaagaaaaagaaactcgCCGAGGCCATGCAATTGTTTGGTAAAATTTCTCAAAAGGTATCAAAGCCTGATAATGTTACCTACAGTACAATCTTGCAAGGTCTGTTTGAAGTTGCAAGAACAGTTGAAGCAAAACAAATTTACGCTGAGATGTTATTTGCGGGGACCAAGCTGAATATATACACTCGTGTCACTTTGCTCAATGGTTATTTTAAGTGTGGACTTGTTGAAGAAGCTATGTCACTCTTTAATAAGTTAGAAAGAAGTGGAGAATATACTAATAATGCATTTTATAATGTAGTCATTAACGGATTGAGCAAAAATGGTAAACTTAATGAAACGCATGTTGTTTTCGAGAAGCTTTCTTTCCTTGGATTGTTCCCGGATGTGAGAACATACACTATAATGATAAATGGATTTTGTCTTGAAGGGTTGTTGGATGAAGCTAAAGATATTCTAAGAAAAATGGAAGACAACGGTTGTTCTCCAAACAATGTCACTTATAATGTCATTGTGCAAGGTTTCTCAGGTGCAACAAAATTAGTGAAATGGCATCTTTTATGA